A single region of the Accipiter gentilis chromosome 6, bAccGen1.1, whole genome shotgun sequence genome encodes:
- the LOC126039740 gene encoding claudin-4-like — protein sequence MASMGLQVLGIALSVIGWLASILCCALPMWRETAFIGNNIVTAQIIWEGLWMNCVVQSTGQMQCKVYDSMLALPQDLQAARAMVVVAIVLAVLGTLLAVASGKCTNCVEDDTTKAKVMILSGVIFIVAGILILIPISWSANTIIRDFYNPLVTDSQKRDLGSSLYVGWAASALLLLGGGILCCTCPPQGEKPYSAKFTAARSLPASNYV from the coding sequence ATGGCCTCCATGGGGCTGCAGGTGCTGGGCATTGCCCTCTCTGTCATCGGCTGGTTGGCCTCCATCCTCTGCTGTGCACTGCCCATGTGGCGGGAGACGGCCTTCATCGGCAACAACATCGTGACGGCCCAGATCATCTGGGAAGGGCTGTGGATGAACTGCGTGGTGCAGAGCACGGGGCAGATGCAGTGCAAGGTCTACGACTCCATGCTGGCCCTGCCGCAGGACCTGCAAGCCGCCCGCGCCATGGTGGTGGTGGCCATCGTCTTGGCCGTCCTGGGCACCCTGCTCGCCGTCGCCAGCGGCAAGTGCACCAACTGCGTGGAGGACGACACCACCAAAGCCAAGGTCATGATCCTTTCTGGCGTCATCTTCATTGTTGCCggcatcctcatcctcatccccatctccTGGTCGGCCAACACCATCATCAGGGACTTCTACAACCCGCTGGTCACTGATTCCCAGAAGCGGGACCTGGGGTCGTCCCTCTACGTGGGCTGGGCGGCCTCCGcgctcctgctgctggggggggggatcctCTGCTGCACCTGCCCCCCCCAGGGCGAGAAGCCGTACTCTGCCAAGTtcacagccgctcgctcgctgccagccagcaactatgtCTAG